A section of the Bacteroidota bacterium genome encodes:
- a CDS encoding 30S ribosomal protein S16, whose protein sequence is MPTKIRLTRHGKKDQVFFHLIVADGRAPRDGKFIEKLGTYNPRTNPATIDFNFERALYWIQKGVQPTDTAKAILSHKGVMYKDHLLRGVAKKALTLEQAEAKFTKWLADKEAKIASTVNSLSDSKKAAYNKRVELEAAAKEAKAAKISAKVAAQAAAEAEAAAAKAAAKAPVAEAAPEAPAAAEAQAPTEAPQA, encoded by the coding sequence ATGCCTACAAAAATCAGATTAACAAGACATGGAAAGAAAGACCAGGTATTTTTTCACCTGATCGTAGCCGATGGTCGTGCACCTCGTGATGGAAAATTCATCGAAAAGTTAGGTACGTACAATCCAAGAACAAATCCGGCAACTATTGATTTCAACTTCGAAAGAGCACTTTATTGGATCCAAAAGGGCGTACAGCCAACGGATACCGCTAAAGCGATCCTTTCGCACAAAGGTGTAATGTATAAAGACCACCTGTTGCGCGGAGTTGCGAAAAAAGCGTTAACCCTTGAACAGGCTGAAGCAAAATTCACTAAATGGTTAGCGGATAAAGAAGCCAAGATCGCAAGTACTGTTAACAGTCTTAGCGATTCAAAGAAAGCTGCTTACAACAAGAGAGTTGAATTGGAAGCTGCCGCCAAAGAAGCCAAAGCTGCAAAGATTTCGGCTAAAGTAGCTGCTCAGGCTGCCGCTGAGGCTGAAGCTGCTGCCGCAAAAGCCGCTGCTAAAGCGCCTGTAGCTGAAGCTGCCCCCGAAGCACCTGCTGCTGCTGAAGCACAAGCCCCAACAGAAGCTCCACAAGCGTAA
- the rimM gene encoding 16S rRNA processing protein RimM, with protein MDKQDCFKLGHVSKLHGVKGEIVIALDVDDASRYKKLESVFIEINQQLVPFFIEGITIKNKHAIVKLDGINTIEQAGMINNTEVFLPLSFLPKLDDKKFYFHEIIGFAVNDKTHGNIGTVEAVLEFPGQNIIQVRDGNKNEILIPLRNEFIIKVDRGNKCLDVNTPEGLVDVYLKKGNEGE; from the coding sequence ATGGATAAACAAGATTGTTTCAAGCTGGGTCACGTAAGTAAACTTCATGGCGTAAAGGGTGAAATTGTTATTGCGCTCGATGTTGATGATGCATCGCGTTATAAAAAGTTAGAGTCCGTTTTTATTGAGATCAATCAGCAACTCGTTCCGTTTTTTATTGAGGGAATTACTATAAAAAACAAACATGCCATTGTTAAGTTGGATGGAATAAATACCATTGAACAAGCAGGTATGATCAACAATACAGAAGTTTTTCTTCCACTTTCTTTTTTACCCAAACTGGATGATAAAAAATTTTATTTTCACGAAATAATCGGGTTTGCAGTGAATGATAAAACTCATGGAAATATTGGTACGGTTGAAGCCGTGTTAGAGTTTCCGGGACAAAATATTATCCAGGTAAGAGATGGTAACAAGAATGAAATATTGATCCCCCTTCGGAATGAATTTATTATTAAAGTCGACCGCGGGAATAAATGCCTGGATGTGAATACACCGGAGGGTTTGGTGGATGTTTATCTGAAAAAGGGGAATGAAGGGGAATAG